A stretch of the TM7 phylum sp. oral taxon 349 genome encodes the following:
- a CDS encoding prepilin-type N-terminal cleavage/methylation domain-containing protein: MNEKGFTIVEVAVTLFVASVLVAGIIRLQTSVSRLSIQQVQHRIASDIAYNNLRKYVNENPPTWFACEVVGGVAKPKTLIDKTAAIEGLAAPVLQKVVATAPYLCGGGTSGIGMPIRVESTVTYGPDHRKVTHASYAAF, translated from the coding sequence GTGAACGAAAAAGGTTTTACGATCGTTGAGGTGGCTGTCACGTTGTTTGTGGCGTCGGTGCTTGTTGCTGGTATTATACGTCTGCAAACGAGTGTGAGCCGACTATCTATTCAACAAGTTCAGCATCGTATCGCGAGCGATATAGCATATAACAATTTACGCAAGTATGTTAATGAGAATCCGCCAACGTGGTTTGCGTGTGAGGTTGTCGGCGGTGTTGCGAAACCTAAAACACTCATTGATAAAACTGCCGCAATAGAGGGTCTGGCTGCGCCTGTATTGCAAAAAGTTGTTGCCACCGCGCCATATCTATGCGGCGGCGGCACGAGCGGTATCGGTATGCCAATCAGAGTTGAATCAACTGTTACATATGGTCCAGACCACAGAAAGGTAACACATGCCTCGTACGCGGCATTTTAA
- a CDS encoding transposase, whose translation MMRGKIGTFTTCNSIIPNFKELYRIYPKKLSREAKQRLRVLDYFYNKAHKKVSVTARYFGVSRTYVYKWIKRYNRWDLAALESRSRRPKRVRTVQYDTHAVNTIRKIRREYPSFSAVKVSVILLRDYAIKLSSATVGRIIRRFNLFFSKTMALHRNLSKAAAKGWQTRKAKERLRHYLKPDRPRHIIEFDMKHIKNGGVNQYALCAIDTYTKEALIHISSSCTARQASIAMQKVLDRFGANITIVCDNGSENFGATFDLLARSNVRQLFARPNTPKDKPHIENFIGKYQKECLNESDNRQYSVKERQLEADKWLSDWHFYRPHQALNCLTPAEYCDTIGITVLQRGYFVRDAVS comes from the coding sequence ATGATGCGCGGTAAAATCGGCACGTTCACGACCTGTAATTCAATCATACCAAACTTTAAAGAGCTATACAGGATTTATCCTAAGAAGCTTTCGAGAGAGGCAAAGCAAAGGCTTAGGGTACTGGATTATTTCTATAACAAAGCTCATAAAAAGGTAAGCGTAACCGCTAGATATTTTGGCGTGTCTCGAACGTATGTATATAAATGGATAAAAAGGTATAACCGATGGGATTTAGCCGCGCTAGAAAGCAGAAGCCGAAGACCAAAACGCGTACGTACGGTTCAGTACGATACGCATGCGGTGAATACCATCCGGAAGATTAGGCGGGAATATCCCAGCTTCTCTGCAGTGAAAGTATCTGTTATTTTGCTGAGAGACTATGCCATAAAGCTTTCCTCGGCTACGGTGGGCAGAATTATTCGGAGGTTTAACCTGTTCTTCTCTAAAACTATGGCGCTGCATAGAAACTTATCTAAAGCCGCCGCCAAAGGCTGGCAGACGCGTAAAGCGAAAGAGCGCTTGCGGCATTATCTCAAACCGGATCGTCCCCGGCACATCATTGAATTCGATATGAAACACATCAAGAACGGCGGCGTTAACCAGTATGCTCTTTGCGCTATAGATACTTACACCAAAGAAGCGCTTATTCACATCAGCTCCTCTTGCACGGCGCGGCAAGCCAGCATTGCCATGCAGAAAGTACTTGATCGCTTCGGCGCCAACATCACCATAGTCTGCGATAACGGCAGCGAAAACTTTGGCGCAACCTTTGATTTGCTGGCTCGCAGCAATGTCCGCCAACTATTCGCTAGGCCTAATACGCCAAAGGATAAGCCTCACATTGAAAACTTCATTGGCAAATACCAGAAAGAATGCCTTAATGAATCCGACAATAGGCAATACAGCGTCAAAGAACGCCAGCTAGAAGCCGACAAATGGCTAAGCGACTGGCATTTCTACAGACCTCACCAGGCACTTAACTGCCTAACCCCAGCTGAATACTGTGATACAATTGGCATAACTGTTTTACAAAGAGGCTACTTTGTACGCGATGCGGTGAGTTAG
- a CDS encoding prepilin-type N-terminal cleavage/methylation domain-containing protein, whose translation MTTTQIKNRGFTLVELLIVIVIIAILTVVSLVAYNGLQNQAKTSAAKSAAETVGKKAELYNTEEGSYPKKLVYLTGGSDGATTVTVDSGKSYYLTPTSVEVAASDTALSSAPTKANTVFYKQCNGGKGARIFYHDWQESSNPKSRDIGDIGGSC comes from the coding sequence GTGACTACTACACAAATCAAAAACCGCGGTTTTACGCTCGTTGAGCTTCTCATCGTGATCGTGATTATCGCTATTCTCACCGTTGTATCACTCGTTGCGTATAATGGTTTGCAAAATCAGGCAAAGACTTCGGCAGCTAAATCGGCAGCTGAAACTGTTGGCAAGAAAGCTGAGCTGTATAACACAGAGGAAGGTTCATACCCGAAGAAATTAGTCTATCTTACAGGCGGCAGCGATGGCGCTACTACTGTTACTGTGGATTCAGGCAAATCGTACTACTTAACGCCAACCAGTGTTGAAGTGGCCGCATCAGACACCGCTCTTAGTAGCGCACCAACCAAAGCTAATACAGTTTTTTATAAGCAATGCAATGGTGGAAAAGGTGCTCGAATCTTTTATCATGACTGGCAGGAATCCAGTAACCCAAAGTCTCGCGACATTGGTGACATCGGTGGTAGCTGTTAA
- the murB gene encoding UDP-N-acetylmuramate dehydrogenase, producing MNIQYKASLSALTTMGLGGDAAQLVEVYSPDDVRQAVAYARQHKLPWYVLGGGSNTLARDDGFNGLVILNKIPGTDVIDQTMQHTTFTVGAGELWDAFVAQTVDRNLSGIECLSAIPGTVGAAPVQNIGAYGQEVSSVITYVDAYDAKNDTFTRLQNAECEFSYRHSIFRGREQGRYIITAVTMRLRAVLPQPPFYKAIETYLREHSIANPSVRQLRDAVIAIRANKLPDPRATPNTGSFFKNAIVSREIYERIVADYPNVPHYDLPDGNVKIPTGWLIERSGLKGMLYRGMRVYDKNALVLVNESAKSYDDLAAARQHIINTVQTKFGITIQQEPLEIS from the coding sequence ATGAATATTCAGTATAAGGCATCTCTTAGTGCGTTAACGACGATGGGTCTCGGTGGCGATGCGGCACAACTCGTTGAAGTGTACTCGCCAGACGACGTACGTCAGGCGGTTGCTTACGCGCGCCAACACAAGCTACCGTGGTATGTGCTCGGCGGTGGCAGCAATACGCTTGCGCGCGATGACGGATTTAACGGGCTCGTTATATTAAATAAAATTCCCGGTACTGACGTTATTGATCAGACGATGCAGCATACGACATTCACGGTGGGGGCGGGCGAACTGTGGGATGCGTTTGTTGCGCAAACGGTTGATAGGAATCTATCCGGTATAGAATGTTTGTCGGCAATTCCAGGTACAGTTGGCGCCGCGCCGGTACAAAATATTGGCGCATACGGGCAAGAAGTTTCCTCAGTTATTACGTATGTTGACGCGTATGATGCAAAAAACGACACGTTTACGCGGCTACAGAACGCGGAGTGCGAATTTTCATACCGCCATAGTATTTTTCGCGGGCGCGAACAAGGACGCTACATTATCACGGCAGTAACTATGCGGCTTCGTGCTGTATTGCCGCAACCGCCATTCTATAAGGCGATTGAAACGTATCTGCGCGAGCATAGTATTGCTAATCCGTCCGTACGACAGCTCCGTGACGCTGTTATCGCGATTCGCGCGAATAAATTGCCCGACCCGCGCGCTACGCCGAATACAGGGTCGTTCTTTAAAAATGCTATCGTTTCGCGCGAGATTTACGAGCGCATCGTTGCCGATTATCCCAATGTGCCGCATTATGATCTACCAGATGGCAATGTGAAAATTCCAACCGGTTGGTTGATTGAACGGTCAGGACTAAAGGGCATGCTGTATCGTGGTATGCGCGTCTACGATAAGAACGCACTTGTACTTGTTAATGAATCGGCGAAAAGTTATGACGACCTCGCGGCGGCACGGCAGCATATCATCAATACGGTGCAAACGAAATTCGGCATTACTATTCAGCAAGAGCCGCTCGAAATCTCATAA
- a CDS encoding transposase: MKNSFWDAVKPGSLVITDKWYAYNELPLLGYCHESHNHSKGDYGNTNTKQS; this comes from the coding sequence TTGAAGAATTCATTCTGGGATGCTGTTAAGCCTGGCAGCTTAGTTATTACAGACAAGTGGTATGCCTACAATGAACTACCGCTTCTAGGCTACTGCCATGAGAGCCATAACCATAGCAAAGGAGATTATGGTAATACTAATACTAAACAAAGCTGA
- a CDS encoding serine hydroxymethyltransferase, translating to MNDDIVAALIDGEAKRQREGLELIPSENYVSHSVRQALGSVFTNKYSEGYPGHRYYGGQEFTDKVEQLAIDRAKRLFHADHANVQPHSGAPANEAVYSAWCRPGDTILAMDLSHGGHLTHGSPVTRSAQLYNFVPYKMKDPATGEIDYDEIRRLARKYQPKIILAGFSAYPRELDWAKFAEIGREISGCLLMADVAHIAGLIAGGVAANPLDHGFHVMTTTTHKTLRGPRGGLILSMGTVSSPLKKPEKTLENIPTLIDRAVFPGAQGGPHMNTIAAKAVAFGEALQPEFAEYARNVVTNAAQLADELRKRGFILVTGGTSNHLILADVHRSFGIDGKAAEQAIDKIGLTLNANAVPDDPLPMFRPSGIRLGTPALTTRGCTPSDMPQIAEWMKQAIDARDDDTALAKLRSEVREFCLRLKDMS from the coding sequence ATGAATGATGATATTGTTGCGGCACTTATCGACGGCGAAGCAAAACGCCAACGAGAAGGATTAGAGCTAATCCCTAGCGAAAACTACGTCAGCCACTCGGTGCGGCAAGCACTCGGCAGCGTGTTTACAAACAAATATAGCGAAGGCTACCCCGGACACCGTTACTACGGCGGACAGGAGTTTACCGACAAGGTTGAACAGCTTGCCATTGACCGCGCCAAGCGATTATTCCACGCCGACCACGCCAACGTACAGCCGCATAGCGGCGCGCCAGCAAACGAGGCGGTATATAGCGCATGGTGCCGCCCGGGCGATACAATTTTAGCAATGGATTTGAGCCACGGCGGGCATCTCACGCACGGCTCACCCGTCACACGTAGTGCACAGTTGTATAATTTTGTACCATACAAGATGAAAGATCCTGCGACGGGCGAAATTGATTACGACGAAATTCGCCGCCTGGCGCGTAAATATCAACCAAAAATCATCCTGGCAGGCTTCAGTGCGTATCCGCGCGAGCTAGACTGGGCAAAGTTCGCCGAGATTGGGCGGGAAATTTCTGGCTGTTTGCTAATGGCTGATGTAGCGCACATTGCGGGTTTAATCGCAGGCGGCGTAGCAGCGAATCCGCTTGACCACGGTTTTCATGTCATGACCACGACCACGCACAAAACGTTACGCGGACCACGCGGCGGACTGATTTTAAGTATGGGCACGGTAAGCAGCCCGCTAAAAAAACCTGAAAAAACACTTGAGAACATTCCGACATTGATAGACCGCGCCGTGTTTCCAGGCGCACAGGGCGGACCGCACATGAATACAATCGCCGCTAAGGCAGTGGCGTTTGGCGAAGCGCTGCAACCAGAGTTCGCAGAATATGCACGCAATGTAGTAACAAATGCGGCGCAGCTAGCGGACGAACTACGCAAACGCGGCTTTATCCTGGTGACTGGAGGTACAAGCAACCATTTAATTCTAGCAGATGTGCACCGGAGTTTCGGTATAGACGGCAAGGCGGCGGAGCAGGCGATAGACAAAATCGGGCTGACACTAAACGCCAACGCTGTGCCAGACGACCCGCTGCCGATGTTTCGCCCCAGCGGCATCCGCCTCGGTACGCCAGCCCTAACTACGCGCGGCTGCACGCCGAGCGACATGCCGCAAATCGCCGAATGGATGAAGCAAGCGATAGACGCGCGCGACGACGATACAGCGCTCGCGAAACTGCGGAGCGAGGTGCGGGAATTTTGTTTGCGGTTAAAGGATATGAGCTAG
- a CDS encoding ATP-dependent Clp protease ATP-binding subunit translates to MTALLAGDVLGRLPARPTPADVAKAVGEVPSGQFMGARLGLTPSLLNSMANGDPNMIRDLWQTADDVRQANSMTQITASVLAVAIVRNFPNFESVIAQIHLDTDDLDRGIQWQQHLWALIDRHEHRRRTGGIARDWSFGWIPLLDRFGQNISEQIGAHGTVSVVDVPSHTEAIDQLVDTFSSGGRQNAVLVGQSGSGKTTVIRAFAERLLDAEARVPENLRFRQVFILDSATLIAAAPGRGELENLVMQVLSEAYDAKNIIICLEDAQLFFEEGTGAVDLSNVLQPILDAGKLRIILSMDEQRFLEIGQRNPALINALNRINIAETNEDETLQILQEQLIYTEASRQVTFMHQAVKEAYRLALRYVHDLAMPGRAFKLLESSAGFSESGLVTMNSVQRAIEKTLDVKVSVASDAADRERLLNMEDLIHERMVNQVRAVNVVSDALRRARAGVRNENRPIGTFLFLGPTGVGKTELSKALADVYFGGEGKLIRLDLNEFVRPDDVTRLIADGADDPMSLTAQVMKQPFSVVLLDEIEKAAPEVLATLLQLLDEGILRDAKNREISFRDAIVIATSNAGADRIREYIERGYQLEQFEQQFINELINANLFRPEFLNRFDEIVLFRPFTPAELVQVLDLVLAGVNKTLAPQKVSVDVADDAKQLLVQKGYDPRLGARPMRRVVQKAVENTVAKQMLAGSVNPGDTVHITLEQVEQAFANTPSPQPVAPSVGVELPPVADGDAAVPKSESSA, encoded by the coding sequence ATGACGGCGCTTTTGGCGGGCGATGTTCTTGGGCGGTTGCCAGCACGCCCAACACCGGCAGACGTCGCAAAGGCGGTTGGCGAAGTGCCGAGCGGGCAATTCATGGGTGCGCGGTTAGGGTTGACGCCGTCGCTGCTAAACTCAATGGCGAACGGCGATCCGAACATGATCCGCGACTTATGGCAAACTGCCGACGATGTACGTCAAGCGAACAGCATGACGCAGATTACGGCGAGCGTGCTAGCGGTAGCGATCGTACGGAATTTTCCGAATTTCGAGTCGGTTATTGCGCAAATTCATCTTGATACCGATGATCTTGATCGCGGTATTCAATGGCAGCAGCATTTATGGGCATTGATTGATCGACATGAGCACCGTCGGCGTACGGGTGGTATCGCGCGTGACTGGTCGTTTGGTTGGATCCCGTTACTTGATCGATTTGGGCAAAATATCAGTGAACAAATCGGCGCACATGGTACAGTTTCGGTAGTTGATGTGCCGTCGCACACTGAAGCGATTGACCAGCTGGTTGATACGTTTAGTAGTGGTGGACGGCAAAATGCGGTGCTCGTGGGACAGTCTGGCTCGGGTAAAACGACGGTAATCCGCGCATTTGCTGAGCGTTTACTTGACGCCGAAGCGCGCGTACCCGAAAACCTACGGTTTCGTCAAGTGTTCATTCTTGATTCAGCGACGTTGATTGCGGCGGCGCCCGGACGCGGTGAGCTGGAAAATCTCGTCATGCAGGTGCTTAGTGAAGCATACGATGCGAAAAATATCATCATCTGCCTGGAAGATGCGCAGCTATTTTTTGAAGAAGGTACAGGTGCGGTTGATCTATCGAATGTATTGCAGCCGATCTTGGATGCCGGCAAATTGCGCATCATTTTGTCAATGGACGAACAGCGCTTTTTGGAAATCGGGCAACGCAATCCGGCACTCATCAATGCGCTTAATCGCATCAACATTGCCGAAACGAATGAAGATGAGACATTGCAAATTTTGCAAGAGCAGCTGATTTACACTGAGGCAAGCCGGCAGGTTACGTTTATGCATCAAGCAGTGAAGGAGGCGTACCGGTTGGCGCTGCGCTACGTGCACGATTTGGCGATGCCGGGGCGCGCTTTCAAACTGCTTGAATCGTCGGCTGGCTTTAGCGAGTCGGGATTGGTAACGATGAACTCGGTGCAGCGTGCGATCGAAAAAACGCTCGACGTTAAGGTTAGTGTTGCGAGCGACGCAGCAGATCGCGAGCGTCTGCTTAATATGGAGGATTTAATCCATGAGCGTATGGTTAATCAAGTGCGCGCCGTCAATGTCGTAAGCGATGCTTTGCGCCGGGCGCGGGCAGGCGTACGTAATGAGAATCGTCCGATCGGCACGTTTTTATTTCTTGGTCCGACCGGGGTGGGTAAAACAGAGCTCAGCAAAGCGCTTGCTGACGTGTATTTTGGCGGTGAAGGCAAGCTAATACGGTTAGATTTGAATGAATTTGTACGCCCCGACGATGTGACGCGTCTCATTGCTGATGGCGCAGATGATCCGATGAGTCTAACAGCGCAAGTTATGAAGCAACCGTTTAGTGTTGTACTGCTTGATGAAATTGAAAAAGCCGCGCCCGAAGTGCTCGCAACGCTGCTGCAGCTGCTGGATGAAGGTATTCTGCGCGATGCTAAAAACCGCGAGATTAGCTTCCGCGACGCTATTGTTATTGCGACGAGTAATGCTGGCGCTGATCGGATTCGCGAATACATTGAGCGCGGCTATCAGTTGGAACAATTCGAACAGCAATTTATCAATGAGTTGATTAATGCTAATTTATTTCGCCCCGAGTTTTTGAATCGTTTCGACGAGATTGTACTGTTCCGCCCGTTCACGCCAGCAGAGTTGGTTCAGGTGCTAGATTTAGTGTTAGCAGGCGTCAACAAAACCCTTGCGCCGCAAAAAGTTTCGGTTGACGTCGCCGACGATGCTAAGCAATTGCTTGTGCAGAAAGGCTACGATCCGCGTTTGGGTGCTCGCCCGATGCGCCGCGTCGTGCAAAAAGCTGTTGAAAATACCGTTGCCAAACAAATGCTTGCGGGCAGCGTGAATCCGGGCGATACGGTGCATATTACGCTTGAGCAAGTTGAGCAAGCTTTCGCAAACACTCCATCGCCGCAGCCGGTAGCGCCGTCTGTCGGCGTTGAATTACCGCCTGTAGCAGATGGCGATGCTGCCGTCCCTAAATCTGAATCAAGCGCCTGA
- a CDS encoding UDP-N-acetylglucosamine 1-carboxyvinyltransferase: MKTSEYLKNIGTLIQENRQSRGMTQSELAEALGTSQSAINRIEKGGQNISLEMIARIGDVLSCEIVRINNYGKTNFRVTGGRELHGSIEVKTSKNAAVALLCASLLNKGKTTLRRVARIEEVNRIIEVLESIGVKCRWLEHNDLEINPPKRLDLVNMDVDAAKRTRSIIMFLGPLLHQYSTFELPFSGGCNLGTRTVEPHMTGLAPFGLSVQATSDRYVATSKSQAIDRAIVLTERGDTVTENVIMAAALYDGVTIIRNASPNYMVQDVCFFLQALGVNIDGIGTTTLTIRGVKSINKTVEYYPGEDPIEAMSFVAAGIVTGSEITVARVPIEFMELELATLAGMGLQYNMTPEYMARNGRTRLVDITLKKSKLHAPKDKIHALPFPGINMDNLPFLGLCATVADGRTLIHDWSYENRAIYFTELSKLGGRVEMVDPHRVYITGPTRWKPADIIAPAALRPSVVILLAMMAAPGVSLLRDVYSINRGYEAIAKRLNSLGAQIETVWE, from the coding sequence ATGAAGACGTCGGAATATCTTAAAAATATTGGAACATTAATTCAAGAAAACCGCCAATCGCGTGGTATGACACAGAGTGAGCTTGCCGAAGCGCTTGGTACGAGCCAGTCGGCAATCAACCGTATTGAGAAAGGCGGACAAAATATCAGTCTTGAGATGATTGCACGCATCGGCGATGTGCTATCGTGCGAGATTGTCCGTATCAATAATTATGGCAAAACTAATTTCCGCGTGACGGGCGGGCGTGAATTGCATGGCAGTATAGAAGTAAAGACCAGCAAAAATGCTGCGGTTGCATTGCTTTGTGCTAGCCTGCTAAACAAAGGAAAGACGACACTGCGGCGCGTTGCGCGAATTGAAGAAGTCAACCGTATCATTGAAGTGCTTGAAAGTATTGGCGTGAAATGTCGCTGGCTGGAGCACAATGACCTTGAAATCAATCCGCCAAAGCGGCTGGATTTAGTAAATATGGATGTCGACGCTGCTAAACGCACACGCAGCATTATTATGTTCCTTGGACCATTGCTGCATCAATATAGTACGTTTGAATTGCCATTTAGCGGTGGTTGCAATCTTGGTACGCGCACAGTTGAGCCGCACATGACTGGGCTTGCGCCGTTTGGGCTATCGGTGCAAGCGACAAGCGATCGCTATGTTGCAACGAGTAAGTCGCAGGCAATTGACCGTGCTATCGTTTTGACTGAGCGTGGCGATACTGTGACTGAAAACGTCATCATGGCAGCGGCGCTTTACGACGGTGTGACGATTATTCGCAACGCCAGCCCGAACTACATGGTGCAGGACGTTTGCTTCTTCTTGCAGGCACTCGGTGTGAATATTGATGGCATTGGCACGACGACGCTGACGATCCGCGGCGTAAAATCAATCAACAAAACAGTGGAATATTATCCAGGCGAAGATCCGATTGAAGCGATGAGTTTCGTAGCGGCAGGTATCGTGACGGGGTCGGAAATTACGGTGGCGCGCGTCCCGATTGAATTTATGGAGTTAGAGCTGGCGACACTCGCTGGCATGGGGCTGCAGTATAATATGACTCCTGAATATATGGCACGCAATGGACGGACGCGGTTGGTAGATATTACGTTGAAAAAATCTAAGCTGCACGCGCCGAAAGATAAAATTCACGCGTTGCCGTTTCCTGGTATCAATATGGATAACCTGCCGTTTTTGGGGCTATGCGCGACGGTTGCTGATGGTCGCACATTGATTCACGACTGGAGCTATGAAAATCGCGCGATCTATTTCACGGAGCTTAGCAAACTAGGCGGGCGTGTTGAAATGGTTGACCCGCATCGTGTGTATATTACCGGTCCGACGCGCTGGAAACCGGCAGATATTATTGCGCCGGCAGCGCTGCGTCCGAGCGTGGTGATTTTGCTCGCTATGATGGCGGCTCCTGGCGTGTCGCTGCTGCGCGATGTGTATAGCATTAACCGTGGTTATGAAGCAATTGCTAAGCGGCTCAATTCGCTCGGTGCGCAGATTGAGACGGTATGGGAATAA